In Mauremys reevesii isolate NIE-2019 linkage group 8, ASM1616193v1, whole genome shotgun sequence, a single genomic region encodes these proteins:
- the SMIM32 gene encoding small integral membrane protein 32 has product MYSELLNSTSATEAHLIIQTNTPYLNSTQRPVSSSAFYMSTARVLKEGEINKPDLVTYIVLFFFLLLTVIIIVLFINCQLKNSFFATLPYDRSLRETRSTWRTQAV; this is encoded by the coding sequence ATGTATAGTGAATTGTTAAATTCAACCAGTGCCACTGAAGCTCACCTAATCATTCAGACCAACACACCCTACCTGAACAGCACACAGAGACCAGTAAGCTCCTCCGCGTTTTATATGTCAACAGCCAGGGTGTTAAAAGAAGGGGAAATAAATAAGCCAGATCTGGTGACTTACATTGTTCTGTTTTTCTTCCTGCTTTTGACTGTGATAATAATTGTGCTCTTTATTAACTGTCAGTTGAAAAATTCTTTTTTTGCTACTCTACCTTATGACAGATCACTCCGAGAAACCAGGAGTACATGGAGGACACAAGCTGTCTAA